A single Bacillus sp. HMF5848 DNA region contains:
- the csrA gene encoding carbon storage regulator CsrA has translation MLVLTRKPNESIQIGQDIELTIVSVTGDQVKIGINAPKNVEIHRKEVYLAIQAENNQASVASIDILKKFNSKLKGR, from the coding sequence ATGCTGGTCTTAACTCGAAAACCTAACGAGTCGATACAAATTGGTCAAGATATAGAGTTAACAATTGTTTCAGTTACAGGTGACCAAGTGAAAATTGGTATTAATGCCCCAAAGAACGTAGAAATTCATCGGAAAGAAGTATATTTAGCTATTCAAGCGGAAAATAATCAAGCTTCCGTAGCTTCGATAGATATTCTAAAGAAATTTAATAGCAAATTGAAAGGAAGGTAA
- a CDS encoding NAD-dependent epimerase/dehydratase family protein, with amino-acid sequence MNIPSIVSKDVRFIYNSLTEKEKEKFHGRTILITGFAGSLGYTLLHFFSEYGRQLGIRKVYGIDNYMFGRPTWVKRIVANSLFDLRELDVIQCELEFAKDADVIFHMASLASPVFYRQYPIETMDADVIGLRRLLDFYRNKPLKSFLFYSTSEIYGDPDIIPTPESYWGNVNPCGPRACYDESKRFGETLCYNFAKQFNMPIKIVRPFNNFGPGMRINDQRVTADFAKDIIDNRDIVIYSDGKPTRTLAYIPDATVGYIKVALYEEFEIFNIGSDQQELTIVQLAELFQKVGREVYGYNGKIVFHKHPDKDYLTDNPNRRCPDLTKAKKLLNFKQQIAIEEGIQRYLEYLLQSDRSEFEW; translated from the coding sequence ATGAATATTCCATCAATTGTTAGTAAAGATGTGAGGTTTATCTACAATTCACTAACCGAAAAAGAAAAAGAAAAATTTCATGGTAGAACCATATTAATAACAGGATTTGCAGGGTCGTTAGGTTATACTTTACTGCATTTTTTTTCGGAGTACGGAAGACAACTAGGTATAAGAAAAGTTTATGGGATAGATAACTATATGTTCGGAAGACCTACTTGGGTAAAACGTATAGTTGCTAACTCTCTTTTTGATTTAAGGGAGTTAGATGTAATTCAATGTGAACTTGAATTTGCAAAGGATGCTGATGTTATCTTCCATATGGCTTCCCTTGCTTCGCCTGTGTTTTACCGTCAGTATCCTATTGAAACAATGGATGCAGATGTTATTGGGTTACGCAGGTTGTTAGACTTTTACAGAAATAAACCGTTAAAAAGTTTCCTTTTTTACTCGACAAGTGAAATCTATGGTGATCCAGATATAATTCCCACACCAGAAAGTTACTGGGGAAATGTTAATCCATGTGGACCAAGAGCATGTTATGATGAGTCAAAACGTTTTGGTGAAACACTCTGTTATAACTTTGCTAAACAATTTAACATGCCAATAAAAATAGTACGTCCATTTAATAATTTTGGTCCAGGTATGAGGATAAATGATCAAAGAGTTACGGCTGATTTTGCAAAAGACATAATTGATAATAGAGATATTGTTATTTATTCAGATGGGAAGCCAACTAGGACATTAGCTTATATTCCTGACGCAACAGTCGGATATATAAAAGTAGCCCTTTATGAGGAATTTGAAATTTTTAATATCGGGTCTGATCAACAAGAGTTGACTATTGTTCAATTAGCTGAGTTGTTTCAAAAAGTTGGACGAGAAGTTTATGGTTATAATGGGAAAATAGTTTTTCATAAACATCCGGATAAAGATTATTTAACAGATAATCCAAATAGACGCTGTCCTGATTTAACTAAAGCAAAGAAGCTCCTTAATTTTAAGCAACAAATCGCTATTGAAGAAGGGATACAAAGATATCTAGAATATCTATTACAAAGTGATAGGAGCGAATTTGAGTGGTAA
- a CDS encoding glycosyltransferase, whose product MKPYISLCMIVKNEEKVLRRCLDSVKNIIEEIIIVDTGSTDNTKQIALDYATEVFDYKWNNNFADARNFAQSKANGKWIIFLDADEFVYSQNLINKINEMKEIEKTKKYDAFVVEQVNFIGNSGEQVTNCSTIRIYKNDSSIKFYRAIHEQLIKMGGSLSVGVMDLNIYHSGYLVKTQKEKKKTDRNVNLIQRELKHDSHGFDYYNMGNEYHIQGNIEEALNSYKKAYINKEHIDVIWVPRVVERIATCLIQLERYSDAMEVLEDAELYWTNIADFKCLKGQLFVYEHRYEDAESIFLELIANKRNFQTKHSINYLEYIPYRYLGEIYEKKQDTINAIKYFSLALNFNDQDFYILKKIYNLLVKNEEKNNLITFINNQPNIDKPINRLLLLKALLDLGEIELVEHYVDKWNVSCSAAFLFKVYLLKGEYRKAYSLIEENSFDIILEGGWNEYTDILILALQLDEPQLYSDLLISSHEVESLNYFLNKFNEYNIEKIKNEVLYILNKCIEYQKYDLFEQVIHKISSLSINVELGNLLYNNGFKDLALDFYLQIDDLIKLDEQAYVNIIESFIEKDNKNEALNFAFMAIEQDKIDYRIFILAIRILDEMNIQDDKDKLVDIAIKYYPGSKYLNVLKGELKTSRKPEKDLKNKNIKSERELLQNINSLMKSQL is encoded by the coding sequence ATGAAACCTTATATTTCTTTGTGTATGATTGTGAAAAATGAGGAGAAAGTTTTACGACGTTGTTTAGATTCTGTTAAGAATATCATAGAAGAAATTATTATTGTAGATACTGGTTCTACTGATAATACAAAGCAAATCGCATTAGATTACGCAACAGAAGTATTTGATTATAAGTGGAACAATAATTTTGCAGACGCCCGTAATTTTGCACAATCTAAAGCTAATGGTAAATGGATTATTTTCTTAGATGCTGATGAATTTGTGTATTCACAAAACCTAATTAATAAAATAAATGAGATGAAAGAAATTGAAAAAACGAAAAAATATGATGCTTTCGTTGTTGAACAAGTAAACTTTATTGGGAATTCTGGTGAACAAGTTACCAACTGCTCAACTATTAGAATTTATAAAAATGACTCTTCAATAAAATTTTATAGAGCCATACATGAGCAATTAATTAAGATGGGTGGCTCATTATCTGTGGGTGTAATGGACTTAAACATTTATCATTCAGGTTATTTAGTTAAAACTCAAAAAGAGAAGAAAAAGACTGATCGGAATGTAAACCTAATTCAAAGAGAGTTAAAGCACGATTCACATGGCTTTGATTACTATAATATGGGAAATGAGTATCATATACAAGGTAACATTGAAGAGGCTTTAAATTCGTATAAAAAAGCTTATATTAATAAAGAGCATATCGATGTTATATGGGTGCCAAGAGTTGTTGAGCGTATAGCAACATGTTTAATTCAATTAGAACGATATAGTGATGCGATGGAAGTTCTTGAAGATGCAGAACTGTACTGGACTAATATAGCGGACTTTAAATGTCTAAAAGGTCAATTGTTTGTTTATGAACATAGATATGAAGACGCAGAGTCAATCTTTTTAGAATTAATAGCAAATAAAAGAAACTTTCAAACAAAGCACAGTATTAACTACTTAGAGTATATTCCATACAGGTATTTAGGGGAAATTTACGAAAAGAAACAAGATACAATAAATGCTATAAAATATTTCTCTCTAGCTTTGAATTTTAATGACCAAGACTTCTATATACTAAAAAAAATATATAATCTGCTAGTAAAAAATGAAGAGAAAAATAATCTAATTACTTTTATAAATAACCAGCCCAATATAGATAAACCTATCAATCGTCTTCTCTTATTAAAGGCTTTATTAGATCTTGGAGAAATTGAATTAGTAGAACATTATGTTGATAAGTGGAATGTTAGTTGTTCAGCAGCTTTCCTTTTTAAAGTGTATCTTCTAAAAGGAGAATATCGTAAAGCTTATTCATTAATAGAAGAAAACTCTTTTGACATCATCCTAGAAGGAGGATGGAATGAGTACACAGATATACTAATACTAGCGTTGCAATTAGATGAACCTCAGTTGTACAGTGACTTACTCATTTCTTCACATGAGGTAGAGAGTTTGAATTACTTTCTTAATAAATTTAATGAGTATAACATAGAGAAAATTAAGAATGAGGTACTTTATATATTAAACAAATGTATAGAATATCAAAAATATGACTTATTTGAGCAAGTAATCCACAAGATATCCTCTCTCTCAATAAATGTAGAATTGGGCAACTTACTTTACAATAATGGCTTTAAGGATCTTGCTCTAGATTTTTATCTGCAAATAGATGACTTAATTAAATTAGATGAACAAGCATATGTTAATATAATTGAATCGTTCATAGAAAAAGATAATAAAAATGAAGCATTAAACTTTGCTTTTATGGCGATTGAGCAAGATAAGATAGATTATAGAATTTTTATACTGGCAATTAGAATTTTGGACGAAATGAATATCCAAGACGATAAGGATAAGTTGGTTGATATCGCAATAAAGTATTATCCAGGTTCAAAATACTTAAATGTATTAAAAGGTGAGTTAAAGACATCAAGAAAACCAGAAAAGGATTTAAAGAATAAGAATATAAAATCTGAAAGAGAATTACTCCAAAATATAAATTCACTAATGAAAAGTCAACTTTAA
- the fliW gene encoding flagellar assembly protein FliW — protein MKLETKYHGEIVVKEKEILQFESGIPGFSDEKKFIILPFTDDNTFQILQSVNTPALAFVITSPFLFFKEYDISIENNVVGQLEIVDAKDVVLYVILTVSEKFEDTTANLQGPIVINAKNNKAKQVILTGSNYRTKHLIFPQPQGVE, from the coding sequence ATGAAGCTAGAGACGAAATACCATGGTGAAATAGTCGTTAAAGAAAAAGAAATTCTACAATTTGAAAGTGGTATTCCAGGATTCTCAGACGAGAAAAAATTTATTATCTTACCTTTTACAGACGATAATACTTTTCAAATCTTACAGTCAGTAAATACACCAGCATTAGCCTTTGTCATAACGAGCCCATTTTTATTTTTTAAAGAGTATGATATCTCAATAGAAAATAATGTAGTTGGACAGTTAGAAATTGTAGATGCCAAAGATGTGGTACTATATGTAATTCTCACTGTTTCAGAAAAGTTTGAAGACACGACAGCAAACCTGCAAGGTCCAATTGTTATTAACGCTAAAAATAATAAGGCTAAGCAAGTTATTTTAACAGGGAGTAACTATCGTACGAAGCATTTAATCTTTCCGCAACCACAGGGGGTAGAATGA
- the flgL gene encoding flagellar hook-associated protein FlgL: MRVTQNMLTSSSLRNLTDSYKKMGKYQDQLSTGKKINRPSDDPVVAMKGMFYRSNLREVEQFKRNLSELYLWMENSEAGIEQASNAIHRVRELVVQGSNGTLSKQEKQAIAAEIGQLKDDVVSVANTKVAGRYIYNGSAVDKAPVDGSTNPPTAILNTNDYTVEISRGVSLKANVNPDNIFSQNLFKDLQDVVDTLNSDGDVSNILNKLDVHMDKLQAERSDLGARYNRLEMVDRRIAQQEIMATRVLSDNEDIDMERVITDLKSQESVHRAALAAGARIIQPTLLDFLR, translated from the coding sequence ATGCGAGTCACACAAAATATGCTAACAAGTAGTTCACTTCGAAATTTAACTGATAGCTATAAAAAAATGGGCAAGTACCAAGATCAGCTTTCGACGGGGAAAAAAATAAATCGACCTTCTGATGATCCCGTCGTGGCAATGAAAGGTATGTTTTATCGCTCTAACTTACGTGAAGTGGAACAGTTTAAACGTAATCTTTCAGAATTATATTTATGGATGGAAAACTCAGAAGCAGGAATCGAACAAGCAAGTAATGCGATACATCGTGTTCGGGAGTTGGTGGTCCAGGGATCGAATGGGACTCTGAGTAAACAAGAAAAACAAGCTATTGCTGCTGAAATTGGACAGTTAAAGGATGATGTTGTTTCAGTTGCGAATACGAAAGTAGCTGGGCGTTATATTTATAACGGTTCAGCTGTTGACAAGGCCCCAGTTGACGGGTCCACAAATCCACCAACAGCAATTCTAAATACAAATGATTATACCGTGGAAATATCTCGGGGTGTATCGCTAAAGGCAAATGTAAATCCTGACAATATATTTAGTCAGAATCTATTCAAAGATTTACAGGATGTTGTGGATACCTTGAATAGTGATGGCGATGTTAGCAATATACTTAATAAATTAGATGTTCATATGGACAAGCTACAAGCAGAACGTTCGGACTTGGGTGCACGCTATAACCGTCTAGAAATGGTGGATAGACGTATCGCACAACAAGAAATTATGGCAACACGCGTTTTATCAGATAACGAAGATATTGATATGGAACGTGTTATCACGGATCTGAAATCACAAGAAAGTGTGCATCGTGCCGCACTTGCTGCAGGTGCAAGAATTATTCAGCCTACTTTATTAGACTTTCTGAGATAA
- the flgK gene encoding flagellar hook-associated protein FlgK, translated as MTSTFHGLETARRGMYTQQSALHTTGQNIANANTPGYSRQRVNFEQTEPFPPASMNRPQIPGQIGTGVKAGSVQRVREEFLDVQYRGEATKTGYWEARQDSLKKMEEIMNEPSESGLSNTMDMFWQSLQDLAVNPTNAGARSVVSQRGLDVTSTFHYLSNSLTSIKEDYKSEIEVSEKAMNSILEQIDAVNNQIGGVEPHGYVPNDLYDERDRLIDQLSEFVNVNVTYEPSGGNQSPIAMGKAIVKLVNGDGTELGTLVNASGGINQVKVNFDGTDDSVKTISVGGSAINYSDWNSSGKIKALVETYGYQDGSSVTGLYPDMLSELDNLAYTFAQEFNAVHISGMSPNEINNGNTPADINFFEADASGVPTGGKAGFASRIQVSQDILHSIDNIATADGTNPATATLGDNSNIRLLSDVINKEFDYSGNSELATFRGYYESVIGGMAVDSATAVRLAGNSGQLKQSVENRRMQVSSVSVDEEMTNMIQFQHAYNASARMISLTDELLDKVINGMGTGGR; from the coding sequence ATGACATCGACCTTCCATGGACTTGAAACAGCACGCCGTGGTATGTACACGCAGCAAAGTGCTCTACATACAACGGGACAAAATATAGCAAACGCCAATACACCGGGCTACTCGCGCCAACGTGTTAACTTTGAACAAACAGAGCCATTTCCACCAGCATCTATGAACCGTCCGCAAATTCCTGGACAAATTGGAACAGGGGTAAAAGCAGGTTCTGTTCAACGTGTACGTGAAGAATTCCTTGATGTACAGTATCGAGGTGAAGCAACAAAAACAGGATATTGGGAAGCACGTCAAGATTCTTTGAAAAAGATGGAAGAGATTATGAATGAACCATCAGAATCTGGTTTATCTAATACAATGGACATGTTCTGGCAGTCACTTCAAGACTTGGCTGTCAACCCGACAAATGCGGGCGCACGTTCTGTAGTTAGTCAGCGTGGTTTAGACGTAACTAGTACGTTTCATTATCTATCAAATTCTTTAACTTCTATTAAAGAAGATTATAAAAGTGAGATTGAAGTATCAGAAAAAGCGATGAACTCTATTTTGGAGCAAATTGATGCGGTCAACAATCAAATCGGAGGCGTTGAACCTCATGGGTATGTACCTAACGATTTGTATGACGAAAGAGATAGATTGATAGACCAGCTTTCTGAATTCGTAAATGTTAATGTGACATATGAGCCAAGCGGTGGAAATCAATCGCCAATCGCTATGGGTAAAGCTATTGTTAAACTAGTCAATGGCGATGGGACAGAGCTTGGTACGTTAGTAAACGCATCTGGTGGTATAAATCAAGTGAAAGTGAATTTTGATGGAACAGACGATTCAGTAAAAACAATTAGTGTTGGTGGCTCCGCCATCAATTATTCTGACTGGAACTCATCAGGAAAAATAAAAGCATTAGTAGAAACGTACGGATACCAGGATGGTTCATCAGTAACAGGTTTATATCCTGATATGTTAAGCGAGTTGGACAACTTGGCGTATACTTTTGCTCAAGAATTTAATGCCGTTCATATCTCAGGTATGAGTCCGAATGAAATTAACAATGGCAACACACCAGCGGATATTAATTTCTTTGAAGCAGATGCATCGGGCGTACCGACTGGTGGCAAAGCAGGATTCGCAAGTCGAATACAAGTTTCGCAAGACATTCTTCATAGTATTGATAACATCGCTACAGCAGACGGAACAAACCCTGCGACAGCAACTTTAGGTGATAATTCCAATATTCGCCTCTTATCAGATGTTATTAATAAAGAATTTGACTACAGTGGAAACAGCGAGCTAGCAACGTTTCGTGGTTACTATGAATCAGTTATCGGTGGAATGGCGGTAGACTCAGCGACAGCGGTGAGATTAGCGGGTAATTCGGGACAACTCAAACAATCAGTAGAAAACCGACGTATGCAAGTAAGCTCTGTATCTGTTGATGAAGAAATGACAAATATGATTCAGTTTCAACATGCTTATAATGCATCTGCACGAATGATTTCTTTAACAGATGAGCTTTTAGATAAAGTAATTAACGGTATGGGAACCGGCGGAAGGTAG
- a CDS encoding glycosyltransferase family 2 protein has product MENVELEPKISIYTVAYNAELYIKECIDSVMNQTFQNFEWVILDNGSIDSTGEILETLAKKDQRIKLFKNDKNTFIYNVPYNPEFVSHGENLKTDYYCALDSDDFLHPEFLKVLYTQAIKYDADIVLGGTEMFNEKNIQERGLSCPPDFFIEETSNLGDFLSDVYRSLRPMWGKLIKVSIVLKQILYRNENPLILKNAGDTLFCLDCLSFSQKIVGVNKVLHYYRVRGNSYYKTDTDDKRYKDYIVIYYRTKELLLSWEKLHNKNVEFIAQVLYISIKELIEMIWNANNSSIFEKLKATENIINDKELYDILTEHELIPTFSRSVIESIKDITVSSDITLLNNSYLFRLCKSVTNNNTTPHDAFLLFLSSVFDEKNINQFGSEYLFNYLSYIGKIEIKGLFNRGIDNIIIQNKSIFVDILNGNYGHIGSKINKLIDNDFSEILKEELFKFTPKITDFSKDELMTNIGRYIEINDYDLALNILCKLLEAYPLDKVGLSYKIYLLTLKNDKINAAVAAKVLTIFYDNDSDALLLAGRAYANSGLKGDALKCLEVAFTVCNDELAKYEIEQEIMLLKNKGC; this is encoded by the coding sequence ATGGAGAATGTTGAACTTGAACCAAAAATAAGTATATATACGGTAGCATATAACGCAGAGTTGTATATTAAAGAGTGTATTGACAGTGTAATGAACCAAACTTTTCAGAATTTTGAATGGGTCATACTGGATAACGGATCAATTGACAGTACTGGTGAAATTTTAGAAACCTTGGCGAAAAAAGATCAACGAATCAAATTATTTAAGAATGATAAGAATACATTTATCTACAATGTTCCTTACAATCCAGAATTTGTTTCACATGGTGAAAATTTAAAAACAGATTACTATTGCGCTTTGGATAGTGATGATTTCTTACATCCAGAGTTTCTAAAAGTATTATATACACAAGCAATTAAATATGATGCTGATATTGTTTTAGGCGGAACCGAGATGTTTAATGAAAAAAATATTCAGGAACGCGGACTAAGTTGTCCACCAGACTTCTTTATTGAAGAAACTTCGAACTTAGGTGACTTTCTTTCTGATGTATATCGCTCCCTCAGACCGATGTGGGGGAAACTAATAAAAGTATCAATTGTTTTGAAACAAATACTATATAGGAATGAAAATCCACTAATTTTAAAGAATGCTGGAGACACATTATTTTGCTTAGATTGTTTATCTTTTTCACAAAAAATTGTTGGAGTTAACAAAGTATTACACTATTACAGAGTTAGAGGAAACTCATATTATAAAACTGATACAGATGATAAAAGGTATAAGGATTATATAGTGATATATTATAGGACAAAGGAACTATTATTGAGTTGGGAGAAACTCCATAACAAGAATGTAGAATTCATAGCACAGGTCTTATATATATCCATTAAAGAGTTAATCGAGATGATATGGAATGCAAATAATTCTTCAATATTTGAAAAGTTAAAGGCTACGGAAAACATCATTAATGATAAAGAATTATACGATATCTTAACAGAACATGAATTGATTCCAACATTTTCAAGGTCTGTAATAGAATCGATAAAAGATATAACTGTTTCGAGCGATATAACATTGCTTAATAATTCTTATCTATTCAGGTTATGTAAATCGGTCACTAATAACAATACAACTCCTCATGATGCATTTTTATTATTCCTTTCTTCAGTATTTGATGAAAAAAATATTAACCAGTTTGGATCTGAATATTTATTTAATTATTTATCTTATATTGGGAAAATAGAAATAAAAGGCTTGTTTAATCGAGGAATTGATAATATCATCATTCAAAATAAGAGTATTTTTGTTGATATTTTAAATGGTAATTATGGTCATATAGGAAGCAAGATAAATAAATTAATTGATAATGATTTTTCTGAAATATTAAAGGAAGAATTATTTAAGTTCACCCCGAAAATAACTGATTTTTCAAAAGATGAATTAATGACTAATATTGGAAGGTATATTGAAATAAATGATTATGATTTAGCGTTAAACATACTTTGTAAATTATTGGAAGCTTATCCGTTAGATAAAGTGGGGTTATCTTATAAAATTTATCTACTTACTTTAAAGAATGATAAAATTAATGCTGCTGTAGCAGCGAAAGTTTTAACTATTTTTTATGACAATGACTCTGATGCATTATTGCTCGCGGGCCGTGCCTATGCTAACTCTGGGTTAAAAGGTGATGCATTAAAATGCTTAGAAGTAGCTTTTACTGTTTGTAATGATGAATTAGCAAAATACGAAATAGAACAAGAAATAATGTTGCTTAAAAATAAAGGATGTTGA
- a CDS encoding DUF6470 family protein has protein sequence MQLAQIRLQSQPARLALSRTPPKQMIEQQSADFSIEQPKPDLQIQRTSPKLTIDQSQAWSDMNRGSIMRAMDQWADEGEQSALQAIAEVAADGDELMMIENGGDVIIAQSARKSEPNIYDWNIAWIPSPGSVKIHIEPGETKIDWQVNKPIIQAQINKTVHEYTPGKAEAYIEQYQSLQVDFANLKYVGVNFEMNI, from the coding sequence ATGCAACTTGCACAAATACGCCTGCAATCACAACCAGCACGACTTGCTTTGTCCAGAACGCCACCAAAGCAAATGATTGAACAACAGTCTGCAGATTTTTCAATTGAACAACCGAAACCAGATTTGCAAATTCAACGTACATCTCCTAAACTGACTATAGACCAATCACAAGCATGGTCAGATATGAATCGTGGTTCTATCATGCGTGCGATGGATCAGTGGGCTGATGAGGGAGAGCAATCAGCACTGCAAGCTATCGCAGAAGTAGCTGCAGATGGAGATGAATTAATGATGATAGAAAACGGTGGAGATGTTATCATTGCACAATCAGCCCGAAAATCAGAGCCTAATATATATGATTGGAACATCGCTTGGATTCCGTCGCCTGGAAGCGTCAAAATACACATTGAGCCAGGTGAAACGAAAATTGATTGGCAAGTAAACAAGCCGATCATTCAGGCTCAAATCAACAAAACTGTTCATGAATATACACCTGGAAAAGCAGAAGCGTACATAGAACAATACCAATCGTTACAAGTTGATTTCGCCAACTTAAAGTATGTTGGTGTGAATTTTGAAATGAATATATAA
- the rfbF gene encoding glucose-1-phosphate cytidylyltransferase has product MKVVILAGGYGTRISEESHLKPKPMINIGERPILWHIMKIYSYYGYNDFIICLGYKGYVIKEFFADYYLHTSDITFDFKNRNQMIVHNNMAEPWKVTLVDTGLDTMTGGRIKRIQKYIGNDRFMLTYGDGVSDVDINDLEEFHKQNDSIVTMTAIQPGGRFGVLDINDSTKKVERFVEKSVELGGWINGGFMVVEPDVFDYIDGDCTIFESGTLVKLAEQGKVSPYKHYGYWQCMDTQRDKGLLESLWKSHNAPWKLWE; this is encoded by the coding sequence ATGAAAGTGGTTATTTTAGCTGGGGGTTATGGTACGAGAATAAGTGAAGAGAGTCACCTCAAGCCAAAACCGATGATAAATATAGGCGAGCGGCCAATATTATGGCACATAATGAAAATATATAGTTATTATGGATATAATGACTTTATCATTTGTTTGGGATACAAAGGGTATGTTATTAAAGAATTTTTTGCGGATTATTATCTACATACATCAGATATAACCTTTGATTTTAAAAATAGAAATCAAATGATCGTACATAATAATATGGCGGAACCTTGGAAGGTTACCTTAGTTGATACTGGTCTTGATACTATGACTGGTGGAAGGATTAAGAGGATACAAAAATACATTGGGAATGATAGATTTATGCTTACTTATGGTGATGGCGTTTCTGATGTGGATATAAATGATTTAGAGGAGTTTCACAAACAAAATGATTCTATCGTAACAATGACTGCAATTCAGCCAGGGGGGCGTTTTGGCGTATTAGATATAAATGATTCAACTAAGAAAGTAGAGCGTTTTGTTGAAAAGTCAGTTGAATTAGGCGGTTGGATAAACGGTGGATTTATGGTTGTCGAACCAGATGTTTTTGATTATATAGATGGAGATTGCACAATCTTTGAAAGTGGTACCTTAGTTAAACTTGCAGAACAGGGCAAAGTTAGCCCATATAAGCATTATGGATATTGGCAGTGCATGGATACACAGCGTGACAAAGGACTTCTTGAATCTTTGTGGAAGAGCCACAATGCTCCATGGAAGCTATGGGAATAG
- a CDS encoding flagellin, translated as MRINHNIAALNTYRQLGTANNAQQKSMEKLSSGLRINRAGDDAAGLAISEKMRGQIRGLDQAARNSQDGISLIQTAEGALNETHSILQRMRELSVQASSETYQAEDVTQINKELVTLSEEITNITTNTKFNGKDLLVSGGTTHVIAIGANAESMSINIAGNDLTTLTVGTPAVTDRTTAQAFLSKVDVAIKAVSDNRSQLGAVQNRLEHTINNVNNTSENLTAAESRIRDVDMAKEMMTQTKNSILSQASQAMLAQANQQPQGVLQLLR; from the coding sequence ATGAGAATTAATCACAATATTGCAGCACTTAACACATACCGTCAATTAGGTACAGCAAACAATGCTCAACAAAAATCTATGGAGAAGTTATCTTCAGGTTTACGTATTAATCGTGCAGGAGATGATGCAGCAGGTCTAGCAATCTCTGAAAAAATGCGCGGACAAATTCGCGGTTTAGATCAAGCTGCTCGTAACTCACAAGATGGGATTTCATTAATTCAAACTGCTGAAGGTGCTTTAAATGAAACTCACTCAATTCTTCAAAGAATGAGAGAGTTATCTGTTCAAGCATCAAGTGAAACTTATCAAGCAGAAGATGTAACTCAAATTAACAAAGAGCTTGTGACCTTGTCTGAAGAAATAACTAATATTACTACAAACACAAAATTCAATGGTAAAGATCTATTAGTCTCAGGTGGTACAACTCACGTCATCGCTATTGGTGCTAATGCTGAATCTATGTCAATCAATATTGCTGGCAATGACTTAACAACATTAACTGTTGGTACTCCTGCTGTTACAGATAGAACTACTGCTCAAGCATTCTTATCTAAAGTTGACGTAGCAATTAAAGCAGTGTCAGACAACCGCTCACAATTAGGGGCTGTACAAAATCGCCTAGAACATACAATTAACAATGTAAACAACACTTCTGAAAACCTAACTGCTGCAGAATCTCGTATTCGTGATGTAGATATGGCAAAAGAAATGATGACTCAAACTAAAAACTCTATTCTTTCTCAAGCTTCACAAGCAATGCTTGCTCAAGCTAACCAACAACCTCAAGGAGTATTACAATTACTTCGTTAA
- a CDS encoding flagellar protein FlgN produces MQALIQTIQLLIKLHLSLLQLAKQKTELVKQNDIQQLTQLLKDEQRHVAAIQQQEKLRQTQAHQLTQKEAATISDCLHIANETDKATLQALQEELLQLITELKDINHLNQQMLHQSLQYVNMSLSVMTPQEQNVTYNNPANKKTTQKSNRTLFDSQA; encoded by the coding sequence ATGCAAGCACTCATTCAAACGATACAACTATTAATTAAGCTTCACCTTAGCTTGCTTCAATTAGCTAAGCAAAAAACAGAGTTAGTAAAGCAAAATGACATCCAGCAGCTCACTCAGCTTTTAAAAGATGAGCAACGTCACGTAGCAGCTATTCAGCAACAAGAAAAGCTACGTCAAACACAAGCGCATCAACTTACACAAAAAGAAGCAGCGACAATCTCAGATTGTCTTCATATAGCAAACGAAACAGATAAAGCAACGTTACAAGCATTGCAGGAAGAACTTTTACAGCTCATCACAGAGCTTAAAGACATTAACCACTTAAATCAACAAATGCTTCATCAATCATTGCAATATGTTAACATGTCACTTAGTGTGATGACGCCACAAGAGCAGAATGTAACATATAACAACCCTGCTAACAAAAAAACAACACAAAAATCAAACAGAACGCTGTTTGATTCGCAAGCATAA